In Actinoplanes lobatus, the DNA window GCCACGTCGGCATCCTGCCCGCCCTGGCGGCGTGCGACGGGCCGTTCGGGCCGGCCATGGCGCTCTGCCTGGCGTACGGTCTGACCGCCGCCCGCCCGGAGGGCCGGGTGGCCGCCGTGGACGCGTTCCTCGACCTGGCCGCCCGGGGCGTCCTCGACGGGGCACTGGTCGGGCGGGAGCTCGTCGCCCTGCACCGGGCCGAGATCGTCGTCCTGAAGCGGGTCGCCGACGCTCTCGGTGAGGCCGCGCGGGCCGGTGCGGCCGCCCACGCCTGGGCCGCCCTCCGCGAGCTGGTGCCGGCCGTGCTCGCCGCGGCCACGCCCGGGGCAGGCGCCCCCGATCTGCTGCTGACGGCCGAGTCCGTCGCGGCGGCCGTCCGCGCCACCGAGGAGATCCCCGAGGTGACGGCGGTGGCGGCGCGCGGCGGCCGGACCCGGCTGGTCACCGAGGCGACCCGGCTCGCCCGGACGCTCGCCTCCGCCACCAAAACTGTCGTACCCGAGATCTAAGGTCTGCGCATGCCTCAGGACATCACCCCCACCGCCCGCCTCACCTGGGCTGATCTCGACGTGCTGGCAAGGCGGGCGGATCACGTGACGATCACCCGCCGCGTCATCGCGCTGAGCGAGCCGGAGCGGGCCGCGTTCGCCGCCGAGCTCGAGGCGGGCATCAGGAAGACCCGCGGCGAGGCTTGGTGGGGGCAGCGGGGCAACGATCCGGCCGCCGGTTACGCGCTGGCCGTGATCGGCAGCATGCCGTCCGCCGCGCGGGCCGCCACCCTGCTCACCCGGCGCGACATGCGCGACGGCTGGGGCAGCATCCCGGCCGAGAAGTTCCGGAGCATCGTGGAGGCCCGCGACATCCCGTGGCTGGCCGACCTCGGGGTGCGGCTCGCCGAGAAGCTGCCGGCCAAGGAGGTCTGGGCCCGGGATTGGGAGTTCGTCTCCCCGATGCTCACCGCGACGCCGGAGCTGGCCCCGCGCACCGAGGGGTTCGTCCGCGGCTGGCTCGACCATGTGCACCAGAGCACCGGCCGGCTACGGGGGCTGGCCGACGCGCTCCGGGACAGCCCGTTCCTCGACCACCTGCTGCCGGCCGTGTTCGAGATCGACGGCATCGGCAGCGCGCTGACCGGCGGCCAATGGGACGGCGAGGCCTGGAACACCACACCCCGCTCCCCCGCCGCACTCGCCACGCTGGTGGCCGAAGGGCGCCTGGACCGGGCGACCGTTTTCGCCGCCACCGTCGACCGCCTGGTCCGCGGCGACCGCCCGGCGCTGCTGCGGCCGTTCGCGATGCTGCACGACGCTCTCGCGCCGACCGTCGACGAGATGGCCGGGTTCACGCACGACTACGCCCGGCTCCTGGCCGGGGCGCCGTCCGCGATCGCCGGGCTCGCCCAGCGGGCCCTGCGCGCGGTCGACGACGCCGGCCGCCTGGAGTTGGAGACCCTGATCGAGGCGAGCGCCGCGACCCTGCTCCGGGCCGAGAAGGGCCTGGTCAGGACGCAGCTCTCCTGGCTGGAGAAGGTGGCCCGCCGGGCGCCCGAGCGGGCCGGTGAGCTGATGGAGACGGTCGCCGTGGCGTTCGGGCATCCCACGCTCGACGTGCAGGAGCGGGCGCTCAACCTCATCGCCCGTCAGGTGGCCCGTCTCGACGCCGGCGCCGTGGCCCGGATCGCCGACGCCGCCGGCGCCCTCGGCGGCGACCTGCCGGCGCGGGCCGCCGAGCTGTTCGGGGTGGCCGCTGCGGAGACCGGCACGCCCGGCGTGGTGGAACTCGCCCCGCCCGCGCCGGCCGCCGCGATGCCGCCGCCCATCGCGAGCGGCGCCGAGCTGGCCACCGAGATCGTCGCCCTGCTGCACGGGGGGACCGCCGTCGCGTGGGAGCGGGTGCTGGCCGCGCTGGTGGCGCTGCCCGCGGCCGGGGTGCCGGTCGCGGAGTCCCTGCGGCCCCTCCTCGACCGGCACCATGCCGAGCTGACCGATCACGGCTGGCACGGCGAGCTGCTGCGGAACGCCCTCCTCGGCGACGTGATGCGGGTGATCCTCGGCCGGGCCAAGAGCTCGGCGTCGTCGGACAACGCGCGCAACGCCTGGGTGTTCGGTTCCGGCCCCCGGCAGTCGCTGCGGGGCGGGCCGGCCAGCGTCCTCGAACTGCGCATCCGTGAGCTGGCCGAGCGGGTGTCCGCCGAGCCGGCCGCCGAGCTGATGGCCACGCCCACCCGGGTGACCGGGGCCCTCGACCCGGCGGTCCTGCTGGAACGGCTGTTCCGGGCCGAGGCGGCCGGGCGGGAGCCGTGGCCGATCGACTTCGAGCAGGCGCTGCTGCGGGTGCCGCGGGAGGCCGACCCGGCTGTCGTGACCGCGGCCGCGGAGCTGACGTCGGCGGCGGGCCGCCGGTTCGCGGTCTGGCTCAAGGAGGGTGGGCTGCCCGATCCGGTCAGCACCCGGTGGCCGCAGACCGGCAAGGACGGGCGGTATGCGTACGGCGGGACACCCCCGCTCAAACGGCGGGTGGTCGCCCAGCTCGACGAGTCGCGGCCGGTCGAGCACCTGCTGGGGGGCCTGCTCGTCAACCTGACCCGCAGCAACGTGCCGTCGTATTATCCGTGGGACTTCTCGGCGCCCATCGACATCACCGCGGCGGCGCTGCCGCAGCACCGGGAGGTGGTCGCCGCCTGGGTGCTGCCGGTGATCGCGGCGCACGCCGACATGGACGGCAAGGGTGACGGGCCGATGCTGCCGGCACTGGCCGAGTGCTCCGGGCCGGTGGGTCCGGCCCTGACGCTGGCCTTGGCGTACGGTCTGGGCGCCCGCCACGAGCCGGACCGGCTCGCCGCCGTCGACGCGTTCCTGATCCTGGCGGCCGGTGGCGAGCCGATCGGCGCCGGGATCGGCGCCGAAGTCGCGGACCTGTGCGCCGACGGCGTGGTGAAATTGACCCGGGTGGTCGCGGCCCTGACCGACGTCCATCGCGGCGGCGGGTCCCGGGCGCTGTGGGAGCTGCTGGCCGCGGCCCTGCCGGGGCTGCTGCCGGCCGGGCCGCGCGGCCTGCCGGACCTTCTGGAGCTGGCCACGCAGGTCGCGGGCGAGGTGGGCGCCCACGACGACGTCCCGGGGCTGGCCGAGGTGGCGGGCCGGGCGGGCGGGAGCCGGCTGCTCAAGGAGGCGCGCCGGTTGCGCACCGTCCTGGCGGGCTGACGCATGTTACCGGGTCGGCTGTTGCCGGGGGGCCGATTCTCATCGGCTCATCCGGGGCGGATGACGCGCCGGAGCCGCGATCGCGACAGGCTGCCGATTACACCATGCGAGGCCGGCATCCGGGAGACAACACTATGAGCAAGAAGGAAAAGAAGAACAAACATCACCCCAAGGACACGGACCAGGTCGCTCCGGTGGAACGGATGAAGCGGGCCGAGTACGAGCGGGAGATGCGGCGGTTGCACGGTGAGCTGGTCGCCATGCAGGAGTGGGTGAAGGCGTCCGGCACCAAGATCTGTGTGGTGTTCGAGGGCCGGGACACGGCCGGCAAGGGCGGCACCATCAAACGCATCACCGAGCGGGTCAGCCCGCGGGTGTTCCGGGTGGTCGCCCTGCCCACTCCCACCGAGCGGGAGAAGAGCCAGATGTACGCGCAGCGCTACATCGCCCGGCTCCCGGCCGGCGGCGAGGTCGTGATCTTCGACCGGTCGTGGTACAACCGGGCCGGCGTCGAGCGGGTGATGGGCTTCTGCACGGCGGAGGAGTCCGAGCGGTTCCTGGAGATCGTGCCGACCTGGGAGAAGGCCATGACCGACTCCGGGATCCTGCTGCTCAAGTACTGGCTGGAGGTCAGCCCGGACGAGCAGACCCGCCGGCTGGAGAGCCGCATCCACGATCCGCGGAAGATCTGGAAGCTCTCCGACATGGATCTGAAGTCGTACAGCCGCTGGAACGACTACTCCCGGGCCCGTGACGCGATGCTGGCCACCACCGACACCTCCTGGGCGCCCTGGTTCATCGCGTACACCGACGACAAGAAGCGGGCCCGGCTCAACATCATCACGCATCTGCTGAGCCAGGTGCCGTACGAGCCGCTCAAGCCGCGCGACATCAAACTGCCGAAACGGCGGGCCGAGAACGGCTATCTCGCTCCCGACCTGCCGTTGCGGTTCATCCCCACGCCGTACGGCGACGTGCGCTGACCGAAGGGCGCGGGTCCGGGACCCGCGCCCTTCGCCGGGGATCAGCCGTGCAGCCGCAGGTCGGGCGCCCAGCTCCAGTTCTGGTTGGTGCCGCCGTTGCAGGTGTACTGCAACAGCTGCGCGCTGTTCGACGTGCTGGCGTTCTTCACCGTGAGGCACTTGCCGCTCTTCCGGTTGATGATCCGGTAGTAGTCGGCCCGCCAGCCCCACTCGACGTAGATGCCCGTGTACTCGGTGTACCACTCCTCGTTGTCACCGTTGTTGCAGGTGTACTGAATGACCGCCGCGCTGTTCTCGGTCGAGGCGCCCTTCACGGTCAGGCACTTGCCGCTGGAGCCGTTCTTGATGTTCCAGTATTTGCCCTCGGTCGTGATGAAGGTCCACGACTGGTTGGCGTTGCGCGGCTCGTAGCAGCTGAAGATGATCTGGACGGTGCCGTTGGCGGTGCTGGAGTTGGGGTTGTCGATGCACTTCTGGGAGTCGTATCCCCAGATGTAGACGGGGCCGACGGTCGCGGCGAGCGCCGGTGACTGCGTCAGCACCAGACCGGTGGCGGCCACCACCAGAGCCATCACCGTACGGAGAACGAATTTCAGCATGCTGCCCCTCTTGCTTCGAGCCGGACGATCAAGTCCGCAATGGACTGGGCAGAACGCTATGACGTTCTTCTATCGGCCGGCTCTCGATCCGCTCTTGGCCGGGCGTGCATGAAAAAGGTGGGCGGGCCCGCGGGCCCGCCCACCTTTCTGCTGCTAGCGGGTGAACGCCTGGAATTCGGCGATGCGCACGTTGAGCGCCTGCGGGCTGGCGGTGGCGCAGTCCGTGTTGGCGCGCGGGTCGTCGTCCTGTTCACCGGCGTAGTCCGGGGTGCCGGTGCACTGGTTGGTCACGGCCTCGATGCGCAGGTGCGTGGCGGTGACATCCGGGATGTCGAAGGACCGGATGATCAGCTGCGGCGCCCGGGGTCGCGGCGCCACGGCCGGGAACGCGTCCCGCCGGCTGGTGTAGACGGTCGTGAAGTCGGCCGGGGCCGAGCAGGTGACCGTCGCGGACGCGGTGCAGGCGAGCACCTTGAACTGGCGCAGCGCCGACACCCGGGCCTGCGTGCCGGCGTCGACGTCACCGGCGACGGCCGGGCGCAGCATGGCGCTGACCTGGATCCGCCGGACCTTCTGGGCGTCGCCCGCGAGGTCCACGCTGACGCCCTTGCCGGCCACCGCGCTGCCGAGCGAGGCCCAGTTGGTGGCCTCGTCGTCGTCGAGGAGCCGGGCCAGGTTGACGCCGTCGCCGGTGGCGGTCGCGCCGTTGGCCGCCGAGGCGACGTTGCGCGGCAGCTTCACGGTCAGCTTCTCCTTCTCGCCGGAGCGCAGCGACTCCGGTGAGACGCGGGCGTGGCCGTGGCCGGGCGCCTGTGCGACGAACGCGTAGGTGCCGGGCACCAGGTTCACCGTGTCGGGCAGGGCGGTGGCCGGGTCGGTGTCGGCGACCGCGACGGCCCGGGCCTGGTAGTCGCCGACGAACAGTTTGGCGCCGGTGACCGCCTTGCCGTGCTCGTCGACCGGCCGGAAGGTGACCGTGGCCTCCTTGGCGTGCGGGGAGGTGAAGCTCGGCGTCGGGTTGACGTCGGCCGCGCCGTTGCTGGCCGCGCCCTCGCCGAGGCCGCGCTTGGCGAACGCGTTCCACAGGATGTCCTGGTTGGCGCCGCCGAAGCGGATCCGGTCGGCGGCGAGCAGCGCGTCGCGGGCGTCGACCTGGCTGTTGGCGCTGTTGGCCATCAGCAGGAACGAGTCGACGACGAGCTGGATCCAGCGCCGGTTGCCCGGGCAGGAGGTGACCGCCTTCTTGCCGTTGGCGCACGCCTTCTGGAGTGCGGAGCTGCCGTAGCCGTACCGCTTGACGAACGCGGACCGGATGTCGTAGTTGGTGGCGCTCCACACCTCACCGGAGGCGTGCACCTGCAACCCGACGAAGTCGTAGTCGACCGCGCTGTAGTTGAGCCGGTTGGCGCCGCTGCTCATGTTGTAGTTGCGGATGCCGGCGACCGGGTCACCGGTCACGTACTCGCCGACGGTGAAGCCGCGGGCGCCCCTGGGGGCGTAGCCGTGCTCGGCCAGGTACTCCACGGCCAGCTGGTCGGACCAGCTCTCGCTCATGCCCTGCGGGGAGCTGAGGCCGGCGTCCGGGCCGGCGATCATGCGGTTGGTGATGGCGTGCGTGTACTCGTGGCCGATGACCGACATGTCGTAGTCGCCGTCGACGCACGGCGAGTAGAAGGAACCGGCGATGGGCTGCCACAGGTACATGTTGGTGATCGGGGCCTGCCCGTCGGGCGGGGTGATCTGGTTGGCGTTGTTGCGGGCCAGGAAGTCCGGCGGGCCGCCGCTGATGCCGCCGGCCTGCGCGTTGCCCTGCTCGGGGTCGCCGCCGTCGCCCTCCATGTTCCAGGTCTCCTCGGTGAAGCCGAGGAGGTACGACCAGTCGTGCATCCGGTTGTGCTGCACGAACAGGTTGGCCCGGGCCGCGTCGATGTCGTTGCGGGCGGCCGAGTCGAAGACCGTGGGCGCGCACTTGGTGTCGTGCCACTGGTTGGTCCACGGGTACGTGTACTCGCGCGCCGGGCTGGGCGTGGCCAGTTCGGTGCCGACCGTGAACGGGTCGTTGGAGAGCCAGTTGTGCACGGCGAACGCATTGTTGCCGCTGGTCGTGGCGGTGGACGTGCCGGTGACCGGGTCGACGTCCCACGCCTGCGGGGACGCCGGGGTCGCGACGACCTCGTCACAGCCCCGCTGCGGCGCCCAGCACCAGCGCCGGCGGGTGTCCCGGGAGGAGTAGTCGGTGCGCGGCGAGTTGGGGAAGACCTCCCACTCGGGGTTGTCGGCGTCGTGGTCGACGATGTCCTCGCGGACCAGGATGCCGCCGTCGCGGGCGTCCACCCACGTGGTGTAGGCGACCGGGTCGGCGCTGGACAGGCCGTCCCCGAGGGCGACCTGGTAGGCGGCGCGGGCGCCCTGGTCGGCGGTGGGTACCGCGACGAGCTTGGTGCCCAGCAGGGTGGGAGCGGTGATGCCCGCGTCGGCGGCGGCGATGCGCTCGGCCTCGGCGGCGGTCAGGGTGGCCGGCTGCGGGGCGGCGGCGTCGCGGGCGAGTGAGGAGCTGACGTGCCAGACCTTGCCGTCGCGCAGCCCGATCGAGATCAGGCCGTCGCGGCCGGCGTCGAGGTCGCCGAACCGCTGGCGCAGCAGCACGACGTCGCCCTCGCCGAGCTTGCGGGTGGTGAGCAGTTCGAGGGACTCGGCGGCCGCCGGCGTGATGCCGAGGACGTCGAGGTTGCCGGTCACGTAGGCGCGGGCCGCGGCGACGGGCTCGGCGGGCAGGCCCTCGGCGAGCGGCTCGGCGGTGGTGGCGGTGAGGGTGGCCGGGGTGCCGAAGGTGTTCCACCGGGCGGAGGCGTCGGCCTCGGCGGCCAGCGTCCGCTGTTCGGCGCTGGGCGCGACGCGGCCCTTGCGGTTGTCGATGAGCTCGCCGTTGTCGTGGTCGGCGTGGATCTCCGGGGTCTCGGCCCGGCTGGGGATGGCGGCGCCCGGTGCGGCGCTTCCGCCGGATCCTGGCGAGAGGACGAGCACCGCGGCGACGAATGCTGTGGTGGTGCCCGCCAACGCACGGGATGGTGTGCGCACGGAACCTCCTTTATGGACGGTCGTTACCGGTCACTTCGCATCCGACATCAGATGTGCGGCTTCGTGGCATGGGCCGAACGTCCACAAAATTGAGGTTGCTCAATGGTGAGCTTTGTCGATGGAACTTGCGGCGTCAAGTTAACATCCGCTGTGCCGTCGAAGTGGATCGGAAGACTTCTGCTCGCGTCCCTGCTGACCCTCCCCGGGGACCCGGCGGCCGCCGCTCCCCGCGACGAGCAGTGGTATCTCGACGTCATCAAGGCGCCGCAGGCGCACGGGATCAGCCGCGGCGAGGGCGTCACCGTCGGCGTGCTGACCAGCAGCGCGCCGATGCCGCACCCCGACCTGGGCGACGCCGTGCTGCCGACCATGCGGGTCGCGCCGGACGCGATCCTCGGCGGGATGCAGCAGACACCGTCCGGCGAGCCGGCCACCGACAGCCACGCCACCGAGGAGATCGGCCTGATCGCGGCCCGGGGCGGCATCGTCGGCGCCGCCCCGGCCGCGTCGGTGCGGCCGCTGAACGCCCACCACCAGGACGAACTTGAGAAGGCGATCCGCTGGCTGGCCGACTCCGGGGCCGGCGTGCTCTATCTCAACACCGCGATCTCCGACGGCCTCACGGCCGATTTCGACGGCATCCGGTACGCGCAGTCGAAGGACGTCGTGGTGGTGATGGCCCTCGACGACGTGGCCGACCTCCCCGCGGGCCTGCGTACCGGGGTGCTGGTGGCCGGCGGCGTCGACGGCGACGGCGAGGTGGCCGGGCGGCTGCGGTCGACGATCGGGGCGGACCTGCGGGCGCCCGGCCCGACCAGCAACGCGTCCGGCAACGAGGGTGTCATCGTGCTCGACCCGGACAGCGGCGGCTACCGGGAGCTCATCCCGAACAGCGGCAACGAGACGGCGGCCGCGCTGGTCACCGGGGTGGTGGCGCTGGTCCGGTCGACATACCCGGACCTGCCGGCCGGGGCGGTGATCAACCGGCTGCTGGCGACCGGGGTGCCGCCCGGCCCGGGTATCGCCGACGTCGACTACGGGCGCGGGCACGGTGTGGTGGACGCGTACGCCGCCCTGACCGCCGACGTGCCACCGGTGACCGGCAACCCGCTCGGCGATCCGGGGCCACCGGACACCGACTGGCTCCGGTACGGCCTGATCGCCGCCGCCCTGCTACCGGTCGCCGGGGCGGTGCTGGCCGCCGTGGTC includes these proteins:
- a CDS encoding DUF6493 family protein — encoded protein: MPQDITPTARLTWADLDVLARRADHVTITRRVIALSEPERAAFAAELEAGIRKTRGEAWWGQRGNDPAAGYALAVIGSMPSAARAATLLTRRDMRDGWGSIPAEKFRSIVEARDIPWLADLGVRLAEKLPAKEVWARDWEFVSPMLTATPELAPRTEGFVRGWLDHVHQSTGRLRGLADALRDSPFLDHLLPAVFEIDGIGSALTGGQWDGEAWNTTPRSPAALATLVAEGRLDRATVFAATVDRLVRGDRPALLRPFAMLHDALAPTVDEMAGFTHDYARLLAGAPSAIAGLAQRALRAVDDAGRLELETLIEASAATLLRAEKGLVRTQLSWLEKVARRAPERAGELMETVAVAFGHPTLDVQERALNLIARQVARLDAGAVARIADAAGALGGDLPARAAELFGVAAAETGTPGVVELAPPAPAAAMPPPIASGAELATEIVALLHGGTAVAWERVLAALVALPAAGVPVAESLRPLLDRHHAELTDHGWHGELLRNALLGDVMRVILGRAKSSASSDNARNAWVFGSGPRQSLRGGPASVLELRIRELAERVSAEPAAELMATPTRVTGALDPAVLLERLFRAEAAGREPWPIDFEQALLRVPREADPAVVTAAAELTSAAGRRFAVWLKEGGLPDPVSTRWPQTGKDGRYAYGGTPPLKRRVVAQLDESRPVEHLLGGLLVNLTRSNVPSYYPWDFSAPIDITAAALPQHREVVAAWVLPVIAAHADMDGKGDGPMLPALAECSGPVGPALTLALAYGLGARHEPDRLAAVDAFLILAAGGEPIGAGIGAEVADLCADGVVKLTRVVAALTDVHRGGGSRALWELLAAALPGLLPAGPRGLPDLLELATQVAGEVGAHDDVPGLAEVAGRAGGSRLLKEARRLRTVLAG
- the ppk2 gene encoding polyphosphate kinase 2; amino-acid sequence: MSKKEKKNKHHPKDTDQVAPVERMKRAEYEREMRRLHGELVAMQEWVKASGTKICVVFEGRDTAGKGGTIKRITERVSPRVFRVVALPTPTEREKSQMYAQRYIARLPAGGEVVIFDRSWYNRAGVERVMGFCTAEESERFLEIVPTWEKAMTDSGILLLKYWLEVSPDEQTRRLESRIHDPRKIWKLSDMDLKSYSRWNDYSRARDAMLATTDTSWAPWFIAYTDDKKRARLNIITHLLSQVPYEPLKPRDIKLPKRRAENGYLAPDLPLRFIPTPYGDVR
- a CDS encoding RICIN domain-containing protein; the encoded protein is MLKFVLRTVMALVVAATGLVLTQSPALAATVGPVYIWGYDSQKCIDNPNSSTANGTVQIIFSCYEPRNANQSWTFITTEGKYWNIKNGSSGKCLTVKGASTENSAAVIQYTCNNGDNEEWYTEYTGIYVEWGWRADYYRIINRKSGKCLTVKNASTSNSAQLLQYTCNGGTNQNWSWAPDLRLHG
- a CDS encoding M36 family metallopeptidase; this translates as MRTPSRALAGTTTAFVAAVLVLSPGSGGSAAPGAAIPSRAETPEIHADHDNGELIDNRKGRVAPSAEQRTLAAEADASARWNTFGTPATLTATTAEPLAEGLPAEPVAAARAYVTGNLDVLGITPAAAESLELLTTRKLGEGDVVLLRQRFGDLDAGRDGLISIGLRDGKVWHVSSSLARDAAAPQPATLTAAEAERIAAADAGITAPTLLGTKLVAVPTADQGARAAYQVALGDGLSSADPVAYTTWVDARDGGILVREDIVDHDADNPEWEVFPNSPRTDYSSRDTRRRWCWAPQRGCDEVVATPASPQAWDVDPVTGTSTATTSGNNAFAVHNWLSNDPFTVGTELATPSPAREYTYPWTNQWHDTKCAPTVFDSAARNDIDAARANLFVQHNRMHDWSYLLGFTEETWNMEGDGGDPEQGNAQAGGISGGPPDFLARNNANQITPPDGQAPITNMYLWQPIAGSFYSPCVDGDYDMSVIGHEYTHAITNRMIAGPDAGLSSPQGMSESWSDQLAVEYLAEHGYAPRGARGFTVGEYVTGDPVAGIRNYNMSSGANRLNYSAVDYDFVGLQVHASGEVWSATNYDIRSAFVKRYGYGSSALQKACANGKKAVTSCPGNRRWIQLVVDSFLLMANSANSQVDARDALLAADRIRFGGANQDILWNAFAKRGLGEGAASNGAADVNPTPSFTSPHAKEATVTFRPVDEHGKAVTGAKLFVGDYQARAVAVADTDPATALPDTVNLVPGTYAFVAQAPGHGHARVSPESLRSGEKEKLTVKLPRNVASAANGATATGDGVNLARLLDDDEATNWASLGSAVAGKGVSVDLAGDAQKVRRIQVSAMLRPAVAGDVDAGTQARVSALRQFKVLACTASATVTCSAPADFTTVYTSRRDAFPAVAPRPRAPQLIIRSFDIPDVTATHLRIEAVTNQCTGTPDYAGEQDDDPRANTDCATASPQALNVRIAEFQAFTR
- a CDS encoding S8 family serine peptidase; protein product: MPSKWIGRLLLASLLTLPGDPAAAAPRDEQWYLDVIKAPQAHGISRGEGVTVGVLTSSAPMPHPDLGDAVLPTMRVAPDAILGGMQQTPSGEPATDSHATEEIGLIAARGGIVGAAPAASVRPLNAHHQDELEKAIRWLADSGAGVLYLNTAISDGLTADFDGIRYAQSKDVVVVMALDDVADLPAGLRTGVLVAGGVDGDGEVAGRLRSTIGADLRAPGPTSNASGNEGVIVLDPDSGGYRELIPNSGNETAAALVTGVVALVRSTYPDLPAGAVINRLLATGVPPGPGIADVDYGRGHGVVDAYAALTADVPPVTGNPLGDPGPPDTDWLRYGLIAAALLPVAGAVLAAVVLVWVFRRRKVRRSGSPPPAWS